The following DNA comes from Catenulispora sp. GP43.
ACGGCCAGACCCTGGCGGCCCTGACGGCGCGGCACGAGATGACACGCATCGCCGTGGCCAAACACCTGCGGATCCTGGAGGAGGCGGGCCTGGTCGTGACCCGCCGGCGCGGCCGGGAGAAGCTGCACTTCCTCAACCCGGTCCCGATCCGCCAGGTCCACGACCGCTGGGTCGGCAAGTACACCGAGCAGTGGGCTGCCGGGCTGGTGGGCCTGAAGCGTGAGCTGGAGGAACTCATGGAGCGCGTCTTCGAGATCTACATCCGCACCACGCCCGAACGGCTGTGGGAGGCGATCACCGATCCCGACATCCGGGCGAAGTACCACTTCGGCCTGGAAGTGGAGTCCGACTGGACCCGGGGCTCGCGGTACGAGCTGAGGCACCCGGCGGCCGAGCGGCCGATCATCGAGGGCGAGAACCTGGTGGTCGATCCGCCGCGCCGGCTGGTGCAGACCATGCGCGCGCTGTGGGGCCCGCAGGCCGAGGCCGCCGGGACGACCCGGGTGACCTGGGAGATCGAGCCGGTCGGCGACTCGTGCCGGCTGACGGTCGTGCACGACCAGCTGCCGCCGGACGCCCCGTCCGAGGTCTACGGCGGCTGGCCGATGGTCCTGTCGGGGCTGAAGACCTGGCTGGAGACCGGGGAAAGGCTCACGACGCCCGGATCGCTGATGTACGGCACCGACAACTGAGAATCAGGAGACCGTCATGAACCAGACCACCATCACCGACATCGGCACCGTGGGCATCCCGGTCAGCGACCAGGACAAGGCGCTGGAGTTCTTCACCGGCACGCTCGGCTTCGACAAGCGCCTGGACATGCGCGCCGGCGAGAACTTCCGCTGGGTCACGGTCGCCGCGCCGGGCGCGCGGGTGTCGGTCGCCCTGGTCGGTATCGGCAACGGCGGCGGCACCGTCGGGCAGGACACCGGCATCCGCTTCATGGTCCCCGACGCCGAGGCAGAGCACACCGCCATGCGGCAGCGCGGCATCGAGGTCGGGGACCTGCTCCGGTGGCCGGGGGTGCCGCCGATGTACGAGTTCAAGGACCCGGACGGCAACCGGTTCGAAGTCGTCGAGACTGTCGAGGACGCCAAGACCGCCGAGAGCGCCTCGGCTGGCGTCTGATCAGCCGGCCTCGGCGTCTCAGACGGCCTCGACCTTCACCCCGTGCCAGAACGCGACCCGGTCGCGGACATGCTCGGCCTCGGCCTTGGGCTCGGGGTAGAACCAGGCGGCGTCAGCGTTGGCCTCGCCGCCGACGGTGACGGTGTAGTAGCTGGCCAGGCCCTTCCACGGACAGACGGTATGGGTGTCGCTGGCGGCGAAGAACTCGCTGTTCAGCGACCCCGCCGGGAAGTAGTGGTTACCCTCCACCACCACGGTGTCGTCACTCTCGGCCAGCACCTGGCCGTTCCACACGGCGCGCATCGCCATTTCGCATCCTCCTGGGTCGTCTTACCGATCACAACCAGCCTCGGCCGCGGATGCTTCCCGCGGGCCGGGCACCTGCGACGACGGCGGGGACCATCCCCTATTGTGTGGCGGACATCGCAGGGCAATGCTGGTGCTGCCCTCCCCCGTGTTCCGACCCTGAGAAGGTACGAAAATGGCCGCCGCCTCCATATCGAACGCCTCGATCGCGCGCATCGCGCAGCTCGTCGGGTTCTCCGTCGTCGCCGCGGCGCTGGCCGTGGTCTCCTGGCGCGGCACGAGCCTGAACCTGCCGGACGTGGGCCAGTTCGCCGGCATCATCGGCTCGGGATTCCTGGGCGGGATCATCAACCCGCTGATGAAGACGCTGGAGGGGCCCGACAACGCCGGGCAGCCGGCCGGCGGCTCGCAGGTGGTTAAGACCGTCGAGGCGGCACAGGACGGCGCCGCGACCGCGCTCGGGCAGAAGAGCGACCTGCTGTGGGAAGCCGCCGTGGCGATCGGGGCCGCGGCCATCGTGGCGGCCGCCCTGGCGCTGGCGATCAACGGCGAGCACCACATGAACGCCGCCGCGGCGCTGACGGCGCTGGCGACAGCGTTCGGGGCGCTGTTCGTCGACACTACGAAGATCACGCATCCGGTGAACGCGAGCTGAGTTGAGCTGAGCCGGGCCGAGGGCCTGGGACGCCGGGCGCCAGGTCCTACGACGGCGCGTAGGCCAGGATCTGCAGGTCGATGTACTGACCGTTGCTCGCGTCCTGGTCTTCGGCGGTGACCTTGGCGACGGCGGTCCGGCCGTTCAAGGCGGCGACGCACAGCTGGTCGCCGACCTTGACCGCCGCCTGATACACCGCGTGTCCCTGAAGCAGAGCGGAGCAACTTGCCGCCGTCGGGCTCTTGTCCTCGGTCCACGCGGCGATGTTGTCGGGGCCCACGAGCGTCGCCTGGGGTCCCACCTGCAGGCCGAAGACCAGGCCGGCGCCCGGGATCGGGCCGGCGGTGACGTGCTCGCCGTTCATGGTGACGCGGACGGTGCCCTGCCACGGCCCGGGCTTCGTCGGGCTGGTCGTCGGCGCCTTCGTGGGGCCGGTCGCGGTCGTGGTCGGACCGGAGGCGGTGGCGGACGTGGTCGAGCCCGGCGCGGTATGTCCGTTGCCGGGCTGCCCACCGCCGCCGCCCTGTGTCACGGAGACGACGACCGCCACGAGCGCGGCCACCCCGGCCAGGACCGCTGCCTGGTAGCGGACGAGCTTCGGCGCACGGATGCGCTGCGGCGCGGACACGGTACCGGTAGCGGCGTCGGTAGCCGTATCGGTGCCGGTGCCGGTGCCGGATTCGACTGGCGGCTGCGGCAGCACGAAGAAGGAGGCGACGTAGCGTCGCCAGAAGGTCTGGCCGCGCCAGTCACGCTCCGGCGCGGGGCCGGAACCCAGGCCGGTGAGCGACGACCAGTAGCGGCGCCCGATCGGACCGCGGCTCACGCCTGCTCCTCGGCGGTGGGCTGCTTCGGGATCAGCGCGGTCGCCGGCTCGGCCGCCGGACCGGTCGGGTGGTCGGCTGCCAGCTCGGCCGCGCGTTCAGCTACCGTTTCCGCCGCGCGTTCCGGTGCCGACTCGACCGGGTGCGCCATCGCGTGCTCGACTGCCAGCTCATGTCCGGCATCGCTCGCCGACCCGCCCACGATCTCGAAGGCCGCGCCGAGCCGCGCCGAGCCCAGCTGCCGCAGCACCGTCGGCGCCGAGCATCCGACAGCGATCGCCGCGTACGCCCCGGTCACCTGCGAGTGGAACAGCAATCCGGCGACCGCGCCGAGCAGGACCCGGGTCAGCCCCGCCGCCACGTCCGAGAGCGGGTCGACGTACGCCGACAGCGCGGGCCCCGCCGTCGCGGGCTGCCGGGTCAGCGCCTGATGCCGGGCGGCGTTCCAGGCCAGGACCCGGTCGGAGCTCACCACCGCCTCGACCACCGCGCCGCCGATCGCGCCGTATCCCATGGCCAGCAGCCAGTCCACCCGCGTCTCCCCCAAGTCCGATGGCAGCATGCCGTGGTCGTCGGGCGAACAGCATTACAGAACGTTGTGTCGAAGCGGAAGTCGGGAGGCCCCAGAGGCCGATTTGCCCGGACTCAGGAGGCTGCCGGCACCGCGATCGCGTCGATGGCGGCGCGCGTCTCGGCGTCCAGCCGTACCTGTCCGGCGGCGATGTTCTCGGCCAGGTGCGCCGCATCGGTCGTGCCCGCGATCAGCAGCGTGTGCTGGTAGTGCGCGAGGTGCCAGGCCAGGCCGACCTGGACCGGCGTGACGCCCAGCGCCTCGGCCGCGGCGCGCACCGCCGGCTGGTCCACCACCTTCGGGAACTGCGGGAACGCCGAGCCCAGCGGGAAGAACGGTACCCACGCGATGCCGTGCTCCCGGCAGACGTCGAGCACTGGTTCGCTGGTGCGGTCGACCGGGCTGTGCGAGTTCTGCACGCACACGATCCCGGCGGGCAGCGCGTGCCGGAGCTGGCCGGCGTCGACGGCGCTCAGCCCGATGCCGTCGATCTTGCCCTCCTCGCGCAGGGCGATGAACTCGGCGAGCTGGCTGTCGAGGTCGACGACCTGGTCGCCCTCGGCGACGATCCCGGGCGCGTGGTCGAGGCGGCGCAGGTTGACCACGCCGAGGCGCTCGGTGCCCAGCCGCGCCAGGTTCGCCTCGACGCTGGCCCGCAGCTGCTCGGGACGCTGCGCCGGCACCAGCGCTCCGCCGGCGTCACGCTCGGCGCCGACCTTGGTCGCGAGCACGAGGTGGTCCGGATAGGGGTGCAGCGCGGCGCGGATGAGGTCGTTGGCGTTGGCGGCGGCGGTTCCGTAGAACTCGGCGGTGTCCAGGTGGTTGATGCCGCTGTCGATCGCCGTGCGCAGCAGGGCCACGGCGGCGTCGGGGCTGAGTGCCGGACGGCCCGGACGGTGCTCGGCCAGCTGCATCGCGCCGTAGCCGATGCGCGCGACCTGGTGTCCGGCCAGGGTGGCGGTGCCGCCGGGGGCCGCGGTGCCGGCCATGTCGGTGCTGCTCATATCCCGTTCCCGTCTGTGAGATGAGATAGTGGGGGAACAACCGGAGGAGCCTCCGGTAACCCTCACGCTAGCAGAAACGGAGGAGCCTCCGCTTTATGTCCACCGGATCAGCCCGACCAGCCCCGGCCCGCGCGGACGCCCAGCGCAACCGCCGGCGCCTGATCGAGGTAGCCCAGCACGCCTTCACCGCCGGCGACGGCAAGGTCTCCCTGGAGGCGGTCGCCAAGGAGGCCGGCGTCGGCATCGGCACCCTCTACCGCCACTTCCCCACCCGCGAAGCCCTGGTCGAGGCGGTCTACCTGGCCGAGCGCGGGCGCCTGTGCGAAGCCGCCGACGAGCTGCTGGCCCAGCAGCCGCCGGACCGCGCCCTGCGCACCTGGATGGACCGCTTCGCCGACTACATCGCCACCAAGCGCGAGATGGCCGACGCCCTGCGCGCGCTGATCGCCGACGGCACCGTCACCCGCTCGCAGGCCCGCGAGGAGCTGTCGAAGGCGGTACGCCGGCTGCTCGACGCGGGCGCCGAGGCGGGGACGCTGCGCGCTGACGTCGCGGCCGAGGACGTGGTCACGGCGCTGGTGGGGGTGTTCTCGGTGTGCACGCTGCCCGAGCAGCGGGAGCAGGCGGGGCGGTTGCTGGATCTGCTGATGGACGGGCTGCTGCGGGTGTAGGGCGGTTGAGATTCGGCCGGTCGCCGGCCGCCAACCACCCGCCGCCACAGCTCACCGCCTCATGGCAGCTCAGCCGCCGCTTTACCGCCCTGCCGCAACTCGCCCGCTGCCCGCTGCGCGTCGCATCACGGCAGCTCAGCCACCGCTTCCTCC
Coding sequences within:
- a CDS encoding ArsR/SmtB family transcription factor, with amino-acid sequence MDPVFKALADPTRRALLDELFADDGQTLAALTARHEMTRIAVAKHLRILEEAGLVVTRRRGREKLHFLNPVPIRQVHDRWVGKYTEQWAAGLVGLKRELEELMERVFEIYIRTTPERLWEAITDPDIRAKYHFGLEVESDWTRGSRYELRHPAAERPIIEGENLVVDPPRRLVQTMRALWGPQAEAAGTTRVTWEIEPVGDSCRLTVVHDQLPPDAPSEVYGGWPMVLSGLKTWLETGERLTTPGSLMYGTDN
- a CDS encoding VOC family protein, with protein sequence MNQTTITDIGTVGIPVSDQDKALEFFTGTLGFDKRLDMRAGENFRWVTVAAPGARVSVALVGIGNGGGTVGQDTGIRFMVPDAEAEHTAMRQRGIEVGDLLRWPGVPPMYEFKDPDGNRFEVVETVEDAKTAESASAGV
- a CDS encoding DUF427 domain-containing protein, which produces MRAVWNGQVLAESDDTVVVEGNHYFPAGSLNSEFFAASDTHTVCPWKGLASYYTVTVGGEANADAAWFYPEPKAEAEHVRDRVAFWHGVKVEAV
- a CDS encoding aldo/keto reductase produces the protein MSSTDMAGTAAPGGTATLAGHQVARIGYGAMQLAEHRPGRPALSPDAAVALLRTAIDSGINHLDTAEFYGTAAANANDLIRAALHPYPDHLVLATKVGAERDAGGALVPAQRPEQLRASVEANLARLGTERLGVVNLRRLDHAPGIVAEGDQVVDLDSQLAEFIALREEGKIDGIGLSAVDAGQLRHALPAGIVCVQNSHSPVDRTSEPVLDVCREHGIAWVPFFPLGSAFPQFPKVVDQPAVRAAAEALGVTPVQVGLAWHLAHYQHTLLIAGTTDAAHLAENIAAGQVRLDAETRAAIDAIAVPAAS
- a CDS encoding TetR/AcrR family transcriptional regulator, producing MSTGSARPAPARADAQRNRRRLIEVAQHAFTAGDGKVSLEAVAKEAGVGIGTLYRHFPTREALVEAVYLAERGRLCEAADELLAQQPPDRALRTWMDRFADYIATKREMADALRALIADGTVTRSQAREELSKAVRRLLDAGAEAGTLRADVAAEDVVTALVGVFSVCTLPEQREQAGRLLDLLMDGLLRV